Proteins from one Candida orthopsilosis Co 90-125, chromosome 2 draft sequence genomic window:
- a CDS encoding Yvc1 protein (protein similar to S. cerevisiae Yvc1p) — protein sequence MFDLEDNNPLLPASQSDNEGSIYGQELNCPNSRQVWRICKNLKLLIDKVVPILFDKEEILRPDSSILNDNVIELCYTAAGGKGDGKEGTSSRKYRACLVFCLLKVCDWYWQQSEYELSDNELYSLRALSAQTLAAIIIERENDEKYLFLSMLCHRYTICLNGEDSEPISALELAVDMHSTTVISSSGYQRCIKWLWRGWIVQSSSDPHSYVLYKGVASHSVRTHFDPARLKTPLYQNILEVFFSFVYLVLYSIILNTNSKEFSYLNVFEVIFYLCTLGSVLDECVKFYHVGWNYLGFWNAFNDSMHAIITISIGFRFASINAHGALRDRYDEISYRLLSCAAPFMWSRLLLFLDAEKFVGAMMVVLKVMMKESILFFVLLGVVIIGFLQGFLGLDASDGESDATMKILRSLFKGVIGDSSFDEMGKLVPPYASVLYYIYSFLLSVILMNILIALYSTAYAAVVDNANDEYLALLAQKTLRYVRAPDTNIYVPPLNLIEITITPISWVTSKRTFRVVNYYVMLVMYAPLLLYITSVELTAARRIAYNRYKHLPDDANEHDTEWDLTDGFGEESDGNDSSQLHSTPLDGVRARTSEINDELRLQMASEREDGEFMINLNEFEKKVEGVAKPVKEATKVGLNWQFFDLYKKIDKLTEMVELVITENKELKNKLEAKSDK from the coding sequence ATGTTTGATCTCGAGGACAATAATCCATTACTTCCTGCATCTCAATCAGATAACGAAGGATCCATTTATGgacaagaattgaattgtcCCAATTCAAGACAAGTATGGAGAATTTGtaaaaacttgaaattaTTAATAGATAAAGTTGTGCCCATTCTTTTCGATAAGGAAGAAATTTTAAGACCGGACTCGTCTATCTTGAACGATAATGTTATTGAATTATGTTACACTGCTGCTGGAGGTAAAGGAGACGGGAAAGAAGGCACATCATCTCGCAAATATCGTGCATGTTTGGTGTTCTGTTTATTGAAAGTATGTGATTGGTATTGGCAACAAAGTGAATATGAATTGAGTGACAATGAATTGTATTCATTACGTGCATTGAGTGCTCAAACTTTGGCTGCTATAATTATTGAACgagaaaatgatgaaaagtatCTATTCTTGAGTATGTTGTGTCATAGATAtacaatttgtttgaatgGTGAAGATTCGGAGCCAATCAGTGCTTTAGAATTGGCAGTGGATATGCATTCAACGACAGTTATAAGTTCCTCAGGGTATCAAAGATGTATCAAATGGTTATGGAGAGGTTGGATTGTTCAATCATCCTCCGATCCCCATTCGTATGTATTGTACAAGGGAGTTGCTTCTCATTCCGTTAGGACTCATTTTGATCCAGCAAGACTCAAGACTCCATTGTATCAAAATATATTGGAAGTGTTTTTCAGTTTTGTTTACTTGGTGCTTTACTCGATCATATTGAATACCAACTCAAAAGAATTCTCCtatttgaatgtttttgaAGTGATATTTTATTTGTGCACATTGGGATCTGTTTTGGATGAATGCGTCAAGTTTTACCATGTTGGATGGAACTATTTGGGATTTTGGAACGcattcaatgattcaatgCATGCTATCATTACCATTTCTATTGGTTTTAGATTTGCCAGTATCAATGCACACGGTGCGTTGAGAGATAGATATGATGAAATATCTTATCGATTATTGAGTTGCGCTGCACCTTTTATGTGGTCAAGAttattgttgttcttgGACGcagaaaaatttgttggtgCCATGATGGTTGTATTGAAGGTTATGATGAAAGAGTCAATCTTGTTCTTTGTCTTATTAGGTGTTGTTATCATTGGATTCTTGCAAGGTTTTCTTGGTTTGGATGCTTCAGATGGGGAAAGTGACGCTACAATGAAGATTTTACGCTCATTATTCAAGGGCGTTATTGGTGATTCctcttttgatgaaatgggGAAATTGGTACCACCTTATGCTTCAGTTCTTTATTACATCTACTCATTTTTGCTTAGTGttattttgatgaatatcTTGATTGCATTGTACTCCACTGCTTATGCTGCAGTCGTTGATAATGCAAATGATGAGTACTTGGCTTTACTTGCACAAAAGACCTTGAGATATGTTAGAGCGCCCGATACCAACATATATGTACCCCCgttaaatttgattgaaataaCTATAACACCAATCAGTTGGGTTACATCAAAAAGAACTTTTAGGGTTGTCAACTACTATGTGATGCTTGTGATGTATGCACCTTTGTTGCTCTACATCACTAGCGTGGAGTTAACAGCAGCAAGAAGAATCGCATACAACAGATACAAGCATCTACCTGATGATGCTAACGAGCACGACACAGAATGGGACTTGACTGATGGGTTTGGCGAGGAAAGTGACGGAAATGACTCTTCACAACTACACAGCACTCCATTGGACGGAGTCAGGGCTCGTACTTCTGAgataaatgatgaattgagatTACAAATGGCTAGTGAAAGGGAAGATGGTGAGTTtatgatcaatttgaacgaatttgagaaaaaagttgaaggtGTTGCTAAACCGGTTAAGGAAGCAACTAAAGTTGGCTTGAATTGGCAATTTTTCGATTTGTATAAAAAGATCGATAAATTAACTGAAATGGTTGAGTTGGTTATTACCGAAAAcaaggaattgaaaaacaaattggaaGCCAAATCAGATAAGTGA
- a CDS encoding Pga45 protein (predicted cell wall protein with GPI) encodes MYLTNIFITLFCLFTSLVHCIPTSPIPQGAELSIREELDQLVESNWDSNDASLYYDLIDMFSDEDLLHKREDDDDNLQNTINYVLEKLNSSGIIWELLDAIADHPERIDYLANLTSSLLGGMNITINVGDILSGDSALSSLTQFINVTAIVDAVMDSGLVTSLADGLLLDSNFRPRLADIINRVVWSQRDVLLYIFGSVFQKRDHLFRRAEVDDQDISVWSSLLRAAEGEVSGSTTTTSSATANPSSFTIDPNVLSSILNLNSQVAQTQSSSSSTQRATSSASRATSSASRATSSASRSTNSALVASASSALSALASPSTTRSSSSNSSTTSSSSRAVATTTSSRSTSSSSSEYSGSLGEFVENAAGTVLGSNIVGTVATDVLNALNDTGFAVYFVKRFLSDDAYVNMTAALANSLLSSGTISIDLSSVNVTSLIDQVLGDPSTIIGAVSGLLSGNSSALSGTLGKYSGAIQSLIGDIEATGLFARLNNYIFGDSSSSSTATQTSPTQTSARSTSSSARREVVSASATTTSKSSVEKKLETSVVASVSPTNSAVSRSSNSSNDASGVAGNAFTMKALFFTQAVLLIGVFAF; translated from the coding sequence ATGTATCTAACTAACATATTTATCACATTGTTTTGTCTATTCACATCATTGGTTCATTGTATACCCACGTCACCAATTCCACAAGGTGCGGAACTCTCTATAAGAgaagaattggatcaaCTCGTTGAATCGAATTGGGATTCAAACGATGCTAGTTTATACTATGACTTGATAGATATGTTTAGCGATGAAGATTTACTTCACAAAAGAGAAGACGACGATGacaatcttcaaaatacaatCAACTATGTCCTTGAAAAACTCAATTCATCAGGTATCATTTGGGAATTATTGGATGCTATTGCTGACCATCCAGAAAGAATTGACTACTTGGCTAACTTGACTTCATCTTTACTTGGTGGTATGAATATTACCATTAACGTTGGCGATATCTTGAGCGGCGATAGTGCTTTGTCTTCATTGactcaattcatcaatgtcaCTGCTATTGTTGATGCGGTTATGGATAGTGGATTGGTTACTTCATTGGCAGATGGTCTTTTGTTGGATTCTAATTTTAGACCAAGATTGGCTGATATCATTAATAGAGTTGTGTGGTCACAGAGAGATGTGTTGTTATACATTTTCGGCTCAGTTTTCCAAAAGAGAGATCATTTGTTTAGAAGAGCAGAAGTTGATGATCAAGATATTAGTGTTTGGCTGAGTTTGCTTAGAGCTGCTGAAGGTGAAGTTTCTGGATCTACAACAACTACTAGTTCAGCAACAGCAAATCCTTCTTCGTTTacaattgatccaaatgtTTTGTCATCAATCTTGAACTTGAATTCTCAGGTCGCCCAAACACAATCATCTAGCTCCTCTACTCAAAGAGCAACTTCATCGGCCTCAAGAGCAACTTCATCGGCCTCAAGAGCAACTTCATCAGCTTCAAGATCCACTAATTCAGCATTAGTTGCTTCAGCTTCATCTGCTTTATCTGCTTTGGCTTCCCCATCAACAACTAGATCATCTAGTTCAAACTCGAGCACTacttcttcctcatcacGTGCGGTTGCAACAACTACTTCTTCACgttcaacttcatcaagttCAAGTGAATATAGTGGAAGTTTGggtgaatttgttgaaaatgcaGCCGGAACCGTTTTGGGATCAAATATTGTTGGTACTGTCGCAACTGATGTTTTAAATGCTTTAAATGATACCGGTTTTGCTGTTTACTTTGTCAAGAGATTTTTGTCTGATGATGCATATGTCAATATGACAGCAGCACTCGCCAATTCGTTGTTGTCTTCTGGTACTATCAGTATCGACTTGAGTAGTGTTAATGTTACCAGTCtcattgatcaagtttTGGGTGATCCATCTACAATTATTGGTGCTGTCAGTGGTTTATTGAGTGGTAACTCGAGTGCCCTCTCTGGCACTTTGGGTAAATACTCTGGTGCTATTCAATCCCTTATTGGTGACATTGAAGCTACTGGTTTATTTGCTAGATTGAATAATTATATCTTTGGTGACTCAAGTAGTAGCAGCACAGCCACCCAAACCTCACCCACCCAAACCTCAGCCAGATCTACATCATCAAGTGCTAGAAGAGAGGTTGTTTCCGCTAGTGCCACTACAACTTCCAAATCGTctgttgaaaagaaattagaAACTAGTGTTGTTGCCAGTGTGTCACCCACAAATAGTGCTGTTTCTCGTTCGTCAAACAGCTCCAATGATGCATCGGGTGTAGCTGGGAATGCATTCACCATGAAGGCATTGTTCTTTACTCAGGCTGTTTTACTCATTGGTGTTTTTGCTTTCTGA
- a CDS encoding Nst1 protein (S. cerevisiae homolog NST1 has role response to salt stress and localizes to cytoplasm), producing MSDRVDTNGTNTKFRVGDNVHFEVSNGNTTTTTSNNTNPSGNKSSNSRIGNATAQATQQGNSSSGEHDSNSLSHKAKKKKRSKGKKTTRISTSHAHLNNPDEDYPTSRVIKQAPNGDVIVESLEDEESDGESEGSRNSHSGHRLSIDKPHSHSHPHKHHDTLVNQSNMASTVHSVKRSGHDAHSSLWDSASIEEQEKLKEFWESLAEPQKLELVKIDKESIMKMFKNETRQHLQQLSQQQGGGNSNGNSSSQNNCTCKYCGRRNHLIEEELESIYDNHFDDIIDFIHEVRDINDLNALPGLLFGGFHMLEEERKLQRRKQLHSENQEMAKRSVAKTEAQMNDIKAEMERLQMASAQAHPESLQARSSQQPQMNQQPHPITRPHTNVQISASIQTSNSSQTQLFDKLLDPKLFQALEGLDLQKMKETAHLDPKNAAHLTMLEKAGSLKEIVRDLQNHDGKRAERGAKYVQNMGKFFSNIANMKASSPEEAEKYMAKQFTEHFGQGLSTFAEDLLNNDGNSFINMMESLTESRTAREDALKGMSKDDNVSGVPSKDSQSRWVDEDDEEEEHEYCAHHHHHHHHHHDAEGYEVDDDDEYDYEYDDEEEEDDDFEEGEAGKDVSDTESEISEEEKMQEIRRLFLIQVIKLFQERLKSAYKEKVSKDNTQKLIEELEAEEKAKKEREAKKLKQKEKAKEKKRLAQLAKEEEKKKREEEARKAEEENRAKQEEQRAEQKRRKEEARQKREEERKRKAEEAKRREEEHRKKIEAQQKKDEEAKRLKEERRKRAEQERKQKEEENKRKEALKKQKDEEKEKERIARAKQAAEQDEAKSKRSLNSANTYDSRPSLNSADAYYEQDLAKRIEEERLKFFTDPGSSNNSFNQQYQPRPGSLSSRGSSVGLTIGQLHSGVPSVPQQPQFASDFTQNQYLNQASVLSPPTATTSLVNGGSAINPSLSGNLTTTAASTAGIATGNHINPMSPWLGNSGLNQNPVSTFLPGTNSSIKPNLSATNIQQQGQPTARFDPFGTSNEPTEPVATAANAKPWSTNPNAVNTGGMRSTFLWNNNGGPTTGEPLLNSNLKTSSLYSSDIDQNKVNLNVGIPTGLSANSPTEVDLIQSSTVACFQSMANMNQLEFGVAPLMKLFEEVKSVANRPQLSVDQFLNCCQSGSVYQFEKKYDPFGRVTHMKVGSNTFARTSPPVAQLFASGAPGFAQSQSQSTYPQQPSFQRQESFGPGGFAPPGIRKTSSPGFTTDPPLMSLRSDMNPKSTTSGFVDGLWNN from the coding sequence ATGTCTGATCGAGTAGATACCAACGGTACCAATACCAAATTCAGAGTAGGAGATAACGTCCACTTCGAAGTGTCTAATGGAAACACGACAACAACTACCAGTAATAATACTAATCCCAGCGGGAACaaatcttccaattcaagGATTGGCAATGCAACAGCTCAAGCCACGCAGCAAGGGAATAGTAGTAGTGGTGAGCATGACTCCAATTCACTCTCCCACAAGGcgaaaaagaagaagaggagtAAAGGGAAGAAGACAACGAGAATTTCTACATCACATGCTCATTTGAATAATCCAGACGAGGATTATCCTACATCAAGAGTGATAAAGCAAGCACCAAATGGTGatgttattgttgaaagcttggaagatgaagaatcaGATGGAGAAAGCGAGGGATCTCGTAATTCCCATTCTGGTCATAGACTCTCGATTGACAAGCCCCATTCTCATCTGCATCCACACAAACATCATGATACATTGGTTAATCAGTCGAATATGGCTAGTACTGTTCACAGTGTGAAACGAAGTGGCCACGATGCACATAGTAGCTTGTGGGATAGtgcatcaattgaagaacaggaaaaattgaaggaatttTGGGAATCATTGGCTGAGCCTCAGAAACTAGAATTGGTCAAAATAGATAAAGAATCTATTATGAAGATGTTCAAAAACGAGACGAGGCAACATTTACAGCAGCTACTGCAACAGCAGGGTGGAGGTAATTCAAATGGTAATTCGTCTAGCCAGAACAATTGTACATGCAAATACTGCGGTAGAAGAAATCATCTCATTGAAGAGGAGTTAGAAAGTATCTACGATAACCATTTTGATGACATCATTGACTTTATTCATGAGGTTAGAGATATAAACGATTTGAATGCTTTGCCAGGATTATTGTTTGGTGGGTTTCATATGCTAGAAGAAGAGAGAAAATTGCAAAGGAGGAAACAGCTACATAGTGAGAACCAGGAAATGGCCAAGAGACTGGTTGCCAAAACTGAGGCGCAGATGAACGATATTAAGGCAGAGATGGAAAGGTTGCAAATGGCTTCCGCGCAAGCACATCCTGAACTGCTCCAGGCACGAAGTTCGCAGCAGCCacaaatgaatcaacaaccCCACCCTATTACAAGACCTCATACCAATGTGCAGATAAGTGCATCGATACAAACCTCAAATTCCTCTCAAACGCAATTATTTGATAAGCTACTTGATCCTAAACTATTTCAAGCATTGGAGGGTTtagatttacaaaaaatgAAGGAGACAGCTCATTTGGATCCCAAGAATGCAGCACATTTGACCATGTTAGAGAAGGCCGGTTCGTTGAAAGAGATTGTGAGagatttacaaaatcacGATGGAAAACGTGCTGAGAGGGGTGCCAAATATGTACAAAATATGGGCAAgttcttttccaatataGCCAATATGAAAGCAAGCAGTCCTGAAGAGGCAGAGAAATATATGGCCAAGCAATTCACTGAGCATTTTGGACAAGGGCTTTCAACATTTGCTGAGgacttgttgaataatgATGGAAATTCGTTTATAAATATGATGGAATCTCTTACTGAGTCGAGAACAGCTCGTGAAGATGCATTAAAGGGGATGTCCAAAGACGATAATGTTTCTGGAGTGCCTTCAAAGGACCTGCAATCTCGTTGGgtggatgaagatgatgaagaagaggagcATGAGTATTGTGctcatcaccaccatcatcatcaccaccatcatGATGCTGAAGGGTACGAGGTTGACGATGACGACGAATACGACTATGAATATGATGAcgaagaggaagaagatgatgattttgaagaggGTGAGGCCGGAAAAGATGTGAGTGACACCGAGTCTGAAATCTCCGAAGAGGAGAAGATGCAAGAAATTCGTCGTCtatttttgattcaagTAATTAAATTGTTCCAAGAGCGTTTAAAGAGTGCCTACAAGGAGAAGGTTTCGAAAGACAACactcaaaaattgattgaggaGTTGGAAGCAGAGGAAAAAGCTAAAAAGGAGCGAGaagcaaagaaattgaaacaaaaggaaaaagcaaaggaaaagaaacgGTTGGCTCAGTTGGcgaaagaagaagagaagaagaaaagagagGAGGAGGCAAGAAAGGCTGAAGAGGAAAACAGGGCAAAGCAAGAAGAGCAGAGGGCCGAACAGAAACGAAGAAAAGAGGAGGCGAGACAGAAACGTGAAGAGgagaggaagaggaaggCAGAGGAAGCAAAGAGGAGGGAAGAAGAACATAGGAAGAAGATTGaagctcaacaaaagaaagacGAAGAGGCTAAGCGGTTGAAAGAAGAGCGTCGTAAAAGGGCAGAGCAGGAAAGGAAACAGAAGGAAGAGGAGAATAAACGAAAGGAGgcattgaagaaacaaaaggacgaagagaaagaaaaagaaaggatTGCTCGTGCAAAACAGGCAGCAGAACAAGATGAAGCCAAGTCCAAGCGGTCATTGAATTCTGCCAATACTTACGACTCCAGGccatcattgaattcaGCCGATGCTTATTATGAACAGGACTTGGCAAAAAGAATCGAAGAAGAGAGACTCAAGTTTTTCACCGATCCCGGTTCTAGTAATAATTCCTTCAACCAGCAATATCAACCCAGACCGGGCTCACTTTCAAGTAGAGGCTCGTCGGTTGGTCTCACTATAGGACAGTTGCATTCAGGCGTCCCATCTGTTCCACAGCAACCCCAGTTTGCTAGCGACTTTactcaaaatcaatactTGAACCAAGCTTCGGTATTGTCACCACCAACTGCAACCACTAGTTTAGTAAATGGAGGTTCTGCAATTAACCCCTCACTTTCTGGTAATTTGACTACTACTGCTGCTTCTACTGCTGGTATTGCTACCGGTAATCATATCAATCCAATGTCGCCATGGTTAGGAAATTCTGGATTGAATCAGAACCCGGTATCAACATTTCTTCCTGGAActaattcttcaataaagCCTAATTTGAGCGCTACTAATATTCAACAGCAAGGACAGCCAACTGCTCGTTTCGACCCATTTGGAACATCCAACGAGCCCACGGAACCGGTTGCTACGGCTGCGAACGCAAAGCCTTGGTCCACTAACCCTAATGCTGTTAATACCGGAGGTATGAGAAGCACTTTCCTTTGGAACAACAATGGTGGCCCAACAACTGGTGAACCACTCTTGAATTCAAACTTGAAGACTAGTTCGCTTTACTCTTCTGACATTGATCAGAACAAAGTAAACCTCAACGTTGGTATACCTACTGGACTAAGTGCCAATAGTCCAACTGAGGTTGATTTGATTCAGTCATCAACAGTTGCTTGTTTCCAGAGTATGGCAAACATGAACCAGTTAGAATTTGGAGTAGCTCCGCTAATGAAATTATTCGAAGAGGTAAAGAGTGTTGCAAATAGACCTCAATTGTCAGTAGaccaatttttgaattgcTGTCAATCGGGAAGTGTCTATCAATTTGAGAAGAAATACGACCCATTTGGTAGAGTTACCCATATGAAAGTTGGGTCAAACACCTTTGCTAGGACCTCGCCCCCTGTTGCTCAGTTATTTGCATCTGGTGCTCCTGGTTTTGCCCAGTCTCAATCGCAACTGACGTACCCTCAACAACCTTCATTTCAGCGGCAAGAGAGTTTTGGCCCTGGGGGATTTGCTCCCCCGGGAATCCGTAAGACTTCACTGCCAGGTTTTACAACTGACCCACCATTGATGAGTTTAAGAAGTGACATGAATCCAAAGTCAACTACAAGtggatttgttgatggGCTTTGGAATAACTAA
- a CDS encoding Type II phosphatidylinositol 4-kinase, whose amino-acid sequence MSKVNNGSSANQNGSNIEEMRFTIVTNNVPTTPPLETSDQDPESPTSLSQYPHGTNRAILQRNLYTRSYSAPNTPRFHPTQPQSSTTLQDTRHNSLNENLLENTNFTKFKNSILLPAAKWAYTPITKMQKKSKCKPSEHDGYKIEYSIFQPPEGIGKLLTQEEISNHFRSTQDDSDYAQLPENYVTELDFEKLIKEVKDVIENDHVYPERIMTGSSGSYFVFGKIELGSSLYEKVGVFKPKSEEPYGPLSPKWTKWLHRTFFPCCFGRSCLIPNLGYISEAAASVLDCQLQSYIVPYTAVVRLRAPTFYYKFWDKSDDVTKLSYKIGSFQMFLHGYVNADLFFKMYPIPTDEHLLPKSSDVEVDIDEDVLGNKFQWSRDTMRQFREELEKMVILDYLMRNTDRGMDNWMIKLEWHVIHRSQDIKIMHPVLKIGAIDSGLAFPWKHPNEWRSFPFGWLFLPLSLIGQPFSKKTRQHYLPLLTSKLWWESTVVNLKQVFMKDNDFKERLWNKQLAVLKGQAFNVVETLKLDFAGPLELTRCQNLLVFDDLMYIPRQEPGARRRSFPLMYSSCYESDVQDGHRYLSQLGETPSEDLHEDENEHTPLLAPLNVNGSASSSQVISSPSQTGDSGPVPYESGYSRINSVHGEAPPEIGTKVVIERLVKEHSNPPVFTWC is encoded by the coding sequence ATGTCTAAAGTAAACAACGGCAGTTCTGCAAATCAAAATGGCTCCAACATCGAGGAAATGAGATTTACCATTGTCACGAATAATGTTCCGACAACTCCCCCACTAGAAACTAGTGATCAAGATCCAGAGTCACCCACATCTCTTCTGCAATACCCCCATGGCACCAATAGAGCAATCCTACAGAGGAATTTGTACACACGTTCTTATTCAGCTCCCAACACACCCAGATTTCATCCAACGCAACCGCAATCAAGTACTACGTTACAAGACACACGACATAATAGTTTGAATGAAAACTTATTAGAAAATACCAACTTTaccaaatttaaaaattcaatattgttGCCAGCAGCAAAATGGGCGTATACGCCTATTACAAAGATGCAAAAGAAACTGAAGTGTAAACCAAGTGAACATGATGGGTACAAGATTGAATACTCGATTTTCCAACCACCAGAGGGAATAGGTAAGTTGCTCactcaagaagaaatttcCAATCACTTTCGAAGTACACAAGATGACCTGGATTATGCTCAACTTCCTGAAAACTACGTCACTGAgcttgattttgaaaaattgatcaaagaaGTAAAAGACGTAATCGAAAATGATCATGTGTATCCTGAACGTATCATGACAGGATCATCGGGTAGTTACTTTgtatttggcaaaattgaacTAGGGTCGTCGTTATATGAAAAAGTTGGTGTGTTTAAACCCAAAAGTGAAGAACCATATGGTCCTCTACTGCCTAAATGGACCAAGTGGCTTCATCGCACTTTTTTtccttgttgttttggCCGTAGTTGTCTTATTCCTAATCTCGGATATATCAGTGAAGCTGCTGCTTCTGTATTAGATTGTCAATTACAGTCATATATCGTACCGTATACGGCAGTGGTTAGATTACGAGCGCCTACCTTTTATTACAAGTTCTGGGATAAATCAGATGATGTAACTAAACTACTGTACAAGATAGGatcatttcaaatgtttttACATGGGTATGTGAATGCagatttatttttcaagatGTATCCAATACCAACAGATGAGCACCTTTTGCCAAAATCGCTGGATGTTGAAGTCgacattgatgaagatgtacttggcaacaaatttcaatggaGTCGTGACACGATGCGCCAGTTTAGAGAGGAGTTAGAAAAGATGGTCATATTAGATTACTTGATGAGAAATACTGATAGAGGAATGGATAATTGGATGATTAAATTGGAGTGGCATGTGATACATAGACTGCAAGATATCAAGATAATGCATccagttttgaaaattggaGCAATTGATTCAGGATTGGCCTTTCCATGGAAACATCCTAATGAATGGAGATCATTCCCATTTGGGTGGTTGTTTCTCCCGTTATCATTGATTGGACAACCCTTCAGTAAAAAAACAAGACAACATTATTTACCCTTATTAACTTCGAAATTATGGTGGGAGTCCACTGTGGTTAACCTAAAGCAAGTTTTTATGAAGgacaatgatttcaaagaacGATTGTGGAATAAGCAATTGGCGGTGTTGAAAGGGCAAGCATTCAATGTAGTTGAGACGTTAAAATTGGACTTTGCTGGGCCATTGGAGTTGACACGATGTCAAAATTTGTTAGTATTTGATGATCTAATGTACATTCCAAGACAAGAGCCAGGAGCAAGGAGAAGAAGCTTTCCATTAATGTATTCGTCTTGTTATGAGTCCGATGTTCAAGATGGTCACAGGTATTTATCACAATTAGGTGAGACTCCTTCAGAAGATTTGCACgaggatgaaaatgaacaTACCCCATTGCTAGCCCCATTGAATGTGAATGGGAGTGCAAGCAGTCTGCAAGTGATTTCATCTCCTCTGCAAACAGGAGATAGTGGGCCTGTACCTTATGAATCTGGATACTCTCGTATAAATAGTGTGCATGGTGAAGCTCCTCCAGAGATAGGTACAAAAGTGGTTATTGAACGATTGGTCAAAGAGCATTCAAATCCACCTGTATTCACGTGGTGTTGA
- a CDS encoding Rho2 protein (S. cerevisiae homolog RHO2 has GTPase activity and localizes to membrane fraction), whose amino-acid sequence MATEVARRKLVIVGDGACGKTSLLYVFTLGEFPTEYHPTVFENYVTDCRIDGKAVQLALWDTAGQEEYERLRPLSYNNSHVILIAFALDTPVSFENTRSKWVQEVKKYCPNTPYILCGLKKDLRINTKDRRHFIQVDMGEEMARIIGAKTYLESSALTGEGVDDIFEYATRLSLLQGSKSNHGCCTIL is encoded by the coding sequence ATGGCAACAGAAGTAGCAAGACGAAAACTAGtgattgttggtgatggtgcTTGTGGCAAGACCTCCCTACTATACGTATTCACCCTTGGTGAATTCCCCACTGAATATCATCCGACAGTGTTTGAAAACTACGTTACTGATTGTCGAATAGATGGAAAAGCAGTTCAATTAGCATTGTGGGATACTGCAGGTCAAGAAGAATATGAAAGATTACGACCGCTTTCGTACAACAATTCTCATGTCATTTTAATTGCATTTGCTTTAGATACACCAGTCTCCTTTGAAAATACTCGATCGAAATGGGTTCAAGAAGTGAAGAAATATTGTCCCAACACACCATATATCTTGTGTGGATTGAAGAAGGATCTACGAATAAATACTAAAGATCGTCGACATTTTATTCAAGTTGATATGGGTGAGGAGATGGCTCGTATAATTGGCGCAAAGACGTATTTGGAAAGTTCTGCATTGACAGGTGaaggtgttgatgatatattTGAATATGCAACGAGATTAAGCTTGCTTCAAGGCTCGAAGCTGAATCATGGATGCTGTACAATATTGTGA